A genomic window from Halorubrum trapanicum includes:
- a CDS encoding DMT family transporter, protein MSPKPAVSPKAGLAAAVVAVSAGAILVRLSDAPSSVAAFYRVLFTTLPLAAIAAWRYRGEFARIRSRDLAFAVLSGVALAVHFAAWFESLRWTSVAASVTLVQAQPVFVSIGAWLLLRERVTRRMAAGIAVAVGGMASMSLGDFLGGVAVGPRPLYGNALALAGAVAAAGYVLAGRSLRQRISLIPYVTVVYGVCVVVLLAFVLVAGHPLTGYPAREWLLFAGLAVGPGLLGHTVLNWALAHLESSVVSVSLLGEPVGATLLAFALLSETPTPVTIAGGCVVLAGIYVTATAART, encoded by the coding sequence ATGAGTCCGAAGCCAGCGGTGTCGCCGAAGGCGGGGCTGGCGGCCGCGGTCGTCGCGGTGAGCGCGGGCGCGATCCTCGTCCGCCTGAGCGACGCGCCGAGCTCGGTCGCCGCGTTCTACCGGGTGCTGTTCACGACCCTGCCGCTGGCCGCGATAGCGGCGTGGCGGTACCGCGGAGAGTTCGCGCGGATCCGGTCTCGCGACCTCGCGTTCGCGGTGCTGTCCGGGGTCGCGCTCGCGGTCCACTTCGCGGCCTGGTTCGAGAGCCTCCGGTGGACGAGCGTCGCCGCGAGCGTGACCCTCGTTCAGGCGCAGCCGGTGTTCGTCTCGATCGGCGCGTGGCTGCTGTTGCGCGAGCGCGTCACGCGTCGGATGGCCGCGGGCATCGCGGTCGCCGTCGGCGGGATGGCATCGATGTCGCTCGGCGACTTCCTCGGCGGCGTGGCGGTCGGTCCCCGTCCGCTGTACGGCAACGCGCTGGCGCTCGCGGGCGCCGTCGCCGCCGCGGGCTACGTGCTGGCCGGTCGCTCGCTGCGGCAGCGCATCTCGCTGATACCCTACGTCACCGTCGTGTACGGCGTCTGCGTGGTCGTTCTGCTCGCGTTCGTCCTCGTCGCGGGACACCCACTCACGGGATATCCCGCCCGGGAGTGGCTCCTCTTCGCCGGGCTCGCGGTCGGGCCGGGGCTGCTCGGTCACACCGTCCTCAACTGGGCGCTCGCGCATCTCGAATCGAGCGTCGTCTCCGTCTCGCTGCTCGGCGAGCCGGTCGGTGCGACGCTGCTCGCGTTCGCCTTACTGTCGGAGACGCCGACGCCGGTGACGATCGCGGGCGGATGCGTCGTCCTCGCCGGTATCTACGTCACCGCGACGGCGGCTCGGACGTAG
- a CDS encoding SRPBCC family protein: protein MPTYRRTTRVPAPIEDVWEFHSTVDGLRELTPDWMRLRVDGVEGPDGSPDPEVLVAGSEIAMSIRPFGAGPRQRWTSRIVERDPDGATPPERSARFVDEMEGGPFRRWEHTHAFYADGDETLLVDTVAYRLPLGPLGDAVGPMAKVGFEGMFRDRHRRTVERFAEN from the coding sequence ATGCCGACGTACAGGCGGACGACTCGGGTGCCGGCCCCGATCGAAGACGTGTGGGAGTTTCACTCCACGGTCGACGGACTGCGAGAGCTCACTCCGGACTGGATGCGGCTCCGCGTGGATGGCGTCGAAGGGCCGGACGGGTCGCCCGACCCGGAGGTCCTCGTCGCCGGTTCGGAGATCGCGATGTCGATACGGCCGTTCGGGGCCGGTCCGCGTCAGCGGTGGACCTCGCGAATCGTCGAGCGCGACCCCGACGGGGCGACGCCGCCCGAGCGCTCCGCTCGGTTCGTCGACGAGATGGAGGGCGGTCCGTTCCGACGGTGGGAGCACACCCACGCGTTCTACGCCGACGGCGACGAGACCCTCCTCGTCGACACGGTCGCCTATCGGCTGCCGCTCGGTCCTCTCGGCGACGCGGTCGGGCCAATGGCGAAGGTCGGGTTCGAGGGGATGTTCCGCGACCGGCACCGACGGACGGTCGAGCGGTTCGCCGAAAACTGA
- a CDS encoding ATP-binding protein — protein MDRRTVVAFVGEDPSASERVSRAVDAVWGGPSGPELRAFVPTDLDDDRGGEDPLNETCGVVVTAAAATEDRVTERLAALPSNVPVIALVEDATPTAVRALLAADADDIVDAGDWGSDPDEIDATHPLAERLASRLDPDRVRLGSDDVARLSEVLLDAGTTLMSTRTDEVGTKIEWTMENVGEHAGLDRIVCYREDGGQFVPAYGWCPDGSEPEPRPFEEFPDPEQLSTFGNVARGSVPAGNADGEGGEVRVAESPATVHVPLVVDWELSGIVAFESDDPRAWTDDEVDLYRTLGDLIAHTIARNDRRTALRRQAEQLEQFSAVVSHDLRNPLNVISGYLSLSEDELSPSRYDAMSGAVDRMETLIDDLLMLARRGEAIGETEPVPIAAVAEEAWGSVRAPDATLTIADEVGRVEADPGRLRQALENLFRNAIDHGGPEVSIEVGPLTADGGVGGMYVADDGPGIPVELADTVFDSGVSSADSSGIGLAIVDRIVDAHEWDIEARNDDGAVFELTFGADATRLASP, from the coding sequence ATGGACCGGCGAACGGTCGTCGCGTTCGTGGGCGAGGACCCGAGCGCGAGCGAACGCGTGTCCCGCGCGGTCGACGCCGTCTGGGGCGGCCCGAGCGGACCGGAACTCCGCGCGTTCGTCCCGACGGATCTCGACGACGACCGCGGCGGCGAGGATCCGCTGAACGAGACGTGCGGCGTCGTCGTCACCGCCGCGGCCGCGACCGAGGATCGGGTGACGGAGCGGCTCGCGGCGCTCCCGTCGAACGTGCCGGTGATCGCGCTCGTCGAGGACGCGACGCCGACGGCGGTCAGAGCCCTGCTCGCGGCCGACGCAGACGACATAGTCGATGCCGGCGACTGGGGGTCCGATCCAGACGAGATCGACGCGACCCACCCGCTCGCCGAACGGCTCGCGAGCCGACTGGATCCCGACCGCGTCCGACTCGGCAGCGACGACGTCGCCCGTCTCTCCGAGGTGTTGCTCGACGCCGGAACGACGCTGATGAGTACCCGCACCGACGAGGTCGGGACGAAGATCGAGTGGACGATGGAGAACGTCGGCGAACACGCCGGGCTCGATCGGATCGTCTGTTACCGGGAGGACGGCGGGCAGTTCGTCCCCGCGTACGGCTGGTGTCCCGACGGGTCCGAGCCGGAACCGCGACCGTTCGAGGAGTTCCCGGACCCCGAACAGCTGTCGACGTTCGGCAACGTCGCGCGCGGATCCGTCCCTGCCGGGAACGCGGACGGCGAGGGCGGCGAGGTCCGGGTCGCGGAATCGCCGGCGACGGTTCACGTCCCGCTCGTCGTCGACTGGGAACTGAGCGGGATCGTCGCGTTCGAGTCCGACGACCCCCGCGCCTGGACGGACGACGAGGTCGACCTGTACCGCACCCTCGGCGACCTGATCGCGCACACGATCGCGCGCAACGACCGCCGAACGGCGCTCCGACGGCAGGCGGAACAGCTGGAACAGTTCAGCGCGGTCGTCTCACACGACCTGCGGAACCCCCTGAACGTGATTTCGGGCTACCTGTCGCTCTCCGAGGACGAACTCTCCCCGTCGCGGTACGACGCCATGAGCGGCGCGGTCGACCGCATGGAGACGCTGATCGACGACCTGCTCATGCTCGCGCGGCGAGGCGAGGCGATCGGCGAGACAGAGCCGGTCCCGATCGCGGCCGTCGCGGAGGAGGCGTGGGGGTCGGTCCGCGCGCCCGACGCGACGCTCACGATCGCCGACGAGGTCGGTCGCGTCGAGGCCGACCCGGGTCGGCTCCGGCAGGCGCTGGAGAACCTCTTCCGGAACGCGATCGACCACGGCGGCCCGGAGGTCTCGATAGAGGTCGGCCCGCTCACCGCGGACGGCGGCGTCGGCGGGATGTACGTCGCGGACGACGGGCCCGGGATCCCGGTCGAACTCGCTGACACGGTGTTCGACTCGGGCGTCTCGTCGGCCGACAGTTCGGGGATCGGACTGGCGATCGTCGACCGGATCGTCGACGCGCACGAGTGGGACATCGAGGCCCGAAACGACGACGGCGCCGTCTTCGAACTCACGTTCGGTGCGGACGCGACGCGGCTCGCGTCGCCGTAG
- a CDS encoding TATA-box-binding protein, with amino-acid sequence MTNPADSIEIQNVVASTGIGQELDLEALAEDLPGADFNPDNFPGLVYRTQEPKAAALIFRSGKIVCTGAKSIDDVHDALGIIFEKLRGLQIPVEDDPEITVQNIVSSADLGHNLNLNALAIGLGLEDVEYEPEQFPGLVYRMDEPEVVILLFGSGKIVITGGKRTDDAEEAVEEIVERIEGLGLLG; translated from the coding sequence ATGACGAACCCTGCAGACTCGATCGAGATTCAGAACGTTGTTGCATCGACGGGTATCGGCCAGGAGCTCGATTTGGAGGCGCTCGCGGAAGACCTCCCGGGCGCGGATTTCAACCCGGACAACTTCCCCGGCCTCGTGTACCGGACCCAGGAGCCGAAAGCGGCCGCGCTCATCTTCCGCTCGGGGAAGATCGTCTGTACGGGCGCGAAGAGCATCGACGACGTCCACGACGCGCTCGGTATCATCTTCGAGAAGCTTCGCGGCCTCCAGATCCCCGTCGAAGACGACCCGGAGATCACCGTTCAGAACATCGTGTCGAGCGCGGACCTCGGGCACAACCTCAACCTCAACGCCCTCGCGATCGGGCTCGGCCTCGAGGACGTGGAGTACGAGCCGGAGCAGTTCCCCGGGCTCGTCTACCGGATGGACGAACCCGAAGTCGTCATCCTGCTCTTCGGGAGCGGAAAGATCGTTATCACCGGCGGCAAGCGGACCGACGACGCCGAGGAAGCGGTCGAGGAGATCGTCGAGCGCATCGAAGGGCTCGGCCTGCTCGGCTGA